In a single window of the Zonotrichia leucophrys gambelii isolate GWCS_2022_RI chromosome 2, RI_Zleu_2.0, whole genome shotgun sequence genome:
- the CBLN2 gene encoding cerebellin-2: MSAAIRSGGGGGRGPAPGMGRRRRGALPEPAGGCSCCLAAALPLLLLLLPAGCPVRAQNDTEPIVLEGKCLVVCDSSPSADGAITSSLGISVRSGSAKVAFSATRSTNHEPSEMSNRTMTIYFDQVLVNIGNHFDLTSSIFVAPRKGIYSFSFHVVKVYNRQTIQVSLMQNNYPVISAFAGDQDVTREAASNGVLLLMEREDKVHLKLERGNLMGGWKYSTFSGFLVFPL; encoded by the exons atGTCGGCGGCCAtccggagcggcggcggcggcggccgcggtcCGGCGCCGGGCatggggcggcggcggcggggggcgctGCCGGAGCCGGCGggcggctgctcctgctgcctggcggcggcgctgccgctgctgctgctgctgctgcccgccGGGTGCCCGGTGCGGGCGCAGAACGACACGGAGCCCATCGTCCTGGAGGGGAAGTGCCTGGTGGTCTGCGACTCTAGCCCCTCGGCCGACGGCGCCATCACCTCCTCGCTGGGGATCTCGGTGCGCTCGGGCAGCGCCAAAGTGGCCTTCTCGGCCACCCGCAGCACCAACCACGAGCCCTCCGAGATGAGCAACCGCACCATGACCATCTACTTCGACCAG gTATTAGTTAATATTGGCAACCATTTTGATCTTACTTCCAGTATATTTGTAGCACCAAGAAAAGGGATATATAGTTTCAGTTTCCACGTGGTCAAGGTCTATAACAGACAAACCATCCAG GTCAGTTTAATGCAAAACAACTACCCAGTGATTTCAGCTTTTGCAGGGGATCAGGACGTCACCAGAGAAGCAGCCAGCAATGGGGTCTTGCTCCTCATGGAAAGAGAAGACAAAGTGCATCTCAAACTGGAAAGGGGTAACCTCATGGGAGGGTGGAAATATTCAACCTTTTCCGGCTTCTTAGTCTTTCCACTATAA